The following DNA comes from Lemur catta isolate mLemCat1 chromosome 19, mLemCat1.pri, whole genome shotgun sequence.
TCACCAATTTCCTCTATTAATCACCCTGACAAGTACAGTCGTGTCTCCATCTTTGGAGACAGCGCACCAAAGCGCCATCTGGCAGTGGCTGGGACAGAAGAGACCTGGAGTCTGGATTTGTTTCTCTGCAGAAGAGACGCACCATCTCTGCCCCCGACCCTAGCAGGAGCATCGCCTAGAGCTCGGATATGGAAGGGACACTTCGGTAACCTGAAGATGGCAGGGTCCACTGATTTTAACCCAAAGAGAATGTAAATGGCGCCTGTAGGGCCCAGTCCCCAAATTTAGCCTTTGGGATTGTGCTTTCAAACCTACAGAGTTATCAGAGCAGTTGCCCCAAAAGACTGAAGTCTTGATTCCAAATCAGCCTTTATCTAGACCGGCCCAGCGGCCACTCACTGTCACAAAAGCAAGAAACAACAGAGTACACACGGAGAGGAGAGAGTCTGCCTGGCCTGTCCCAGGCGGGAGACAGGTGGGGACATTCTCCGGCCCCCAGTCCTAGACAGGAGAAAGGGGAAGCAGAGGGGTTGACAAGAGACACAGAAAGGGCACAGTAGGGGAGGGGTATTTGGAGTGGGGGTTGCCAGCTCACTCCCACCGCCATCCCCCAGTCCTCATGCTCCTTAGGATTTGGGGCTGGTAACTTACTTCTTGGTGCAGCCATTTACACACCTGAAAGTCGCATTCTCTTAGGGTCATCAGGAAGATGGAAGAGGCTGTGATGTGCTTCTACTTGAACGGAGCCTGGTTCCCGGTGAACAGGACCCAACCCTCACCCGACTCCCCTGCAACCCTCAGGCAGTCCAGTAAAGGTTATTCATCAGCTGCCAGTCGCTGCCACTCTACCCCACACCTGACCGTGACCgcggtggggctgggggcgggtgTGTAGAGACCATTTTGTCCCTGGCCAGCTCCCCAGGCCCTCGGTCCCACAATCCCCCCTTGCCTGAGGTTTGGGGGGGGCAACAAGTGGGGCTTGTCCAGTCACAGACTCTGGCATCACATGGACGAGCTTTGAGTCAAACCAGTCGGCCTGGGTTCAGATTTCagtgctgtgtgaccctggacaagtcatGTGCcttctttcagcctcagtttccccagaggTAAAACGTGTACAATAGGAGCAACTAAACTTGCGTTAAAACAATCTGAGTGCTGCAAACAGTGCCTGGACTATAGCGAGAGCTATAGAAATGCTAGTGACTGTCATAATCAGTACTGAATCGCATCTCCCCACTTCAGAGCGGAATCAGCCCGGGCACGTGATTCTGCCTGCACCTGCGCGCTCGGGAAGCGGCAAAGTCGGCGGCTTTCGCCAGCGGTCCTGGAGCGCCCCCTGGTGGGGAACACGAGCGCCGCAGCTCGCATGGCCCGACTCCAAGTCCCTGGTCTTGTCCCGCGGGGCCTGAGGGGTGGCGGGAGTGGGGTCACCTTCTGTCtctggaactctcattcattcttCCCTCCCAGCCATTCTAGAACCTGTTCACATCTCCAGGAATCTCTGGCGCTCCTCTCTGAGGGACTGGAGCATGTCAGACTGTGGGAGAAGGTGTGCAGCGAGGGGACACAGTGGCCTCCAGGTCCGCGATCGGGTCTGCCCGGGGGTTCCAGCTCTTCTTCAGAGACGagaactctctgagcctcagactcGTCTTCTGGGAAGCGGGATGAAAATTTGGTTTCATCTTGTTCCCCAGCGTCAGCCTCGGGAAGATGCCCGCCTGACTTCCACCAGGTGGGGACAGTTACGTCAGGAGGCGGAATTTACCTGAACCTGAACCTATTCCAGTTAAAAGCCTCCTTTTTGTTTGCAGGCCTGTCCCAACCCCTCTCTGgctttgtgctttcttttcttcacctgggtcttgtttttatttgctttacatTCGTTTTTGGTCACATGAGAAGCTGGTGACCCTGTATTTGGAAGTCCCCAATATGTGGGGATTATATTGAGAGTGACATCCAAAGTTTGGGAGCCTGCGGAGAACGGTTCCTGGCAGAGCCTCGGGGAGGTTTGCTGGGTTCAAGGTGTGGCTTTGGGCTCCTGTCAGCCTGTGTCACAGTCACActaacacactcacacacacatagactTACAGAGAAACCAACACACATCTGTCCCCTCGGCTGCCAAGCACCTGACATCCcctgcaggtgggaggcaggtgtCCCCACCCTGTGCTGTGGAGGGCTGGTCAACTCTCTGCCTGCCCCTGGTGGCCAGAGCTTGGGCCTGTGACCTAATCATGGCCAATGACAGATGAAGGGGCAGGCGAGAAGGCAACCTAAAAGGGACCAAgagtggccgggcacagtggctcaagcctgtaatcccagcgctttgggagggcaaggtgggaggatcacttgaggccaggagttcgagacagatttgtctcgaactcctggcctcaataccccatctctacaaaagttaaaaaaattagtcaggtgtggtggcatgcctttgtctgtagtcccagctacttgggaggctgagggcgaaggatcatttgaacccaggagtttgaggctacagtgacctgtgatgatgccactgtactctagcctggacaacagagtgagaccctgtctcaacaaaataaagtcaaacaagaaaagaaagggaccaagagaaagacaggaagagagaacCTGGGTCCCGGCTGGTCAGTGGGGGGCTTCTGAGACCCCTTCCTGGTTCTCTGGCTTTTCCTTCACAGCCTCCTTTGTGGGGACTCCGGCATCTGCTTCTGCCCAGACCACGAGACACTCCAGTGGCCTCTGACATCACCCTCACGGAATCTGCACCTGACCTCAGcatctcccccacctcctcatGTGCCTTCCACATCCCCCGCTTGGTGACCCTAACCTCCCTCTAACCCTAGAGGTGAGCCCCTCTCAGCACCCACAGCAAAACCTCTTCCAACAGCTATttgcaaaaagataaaattagaccCATCCCCCATACCACGTGCCAGAGGGAAGTCCAACTAGATCCGACCTAAAGAGGGAAATTGCACAAATACCAGAAGAAACCTGAGGAGACTTCCCTGCAGCCTGGGCATGGGGAAAGACATCCTATCCCGACCCTCACAccagcacaaagaaataaatCCTGATACATCTGAAGTCATAAAAATAAACGCGCACATGGCGAAAAACAACAGTGAAGTCTAAAGATAAAAAGATACTCTGGGATATATACTTTCAAACGggtacaccacacacacacacacaccatcgaGCATTCGAGAATTCAGGGCAAAATGTTTCACAATAGGtaaaactgggtgaagggtatatgggTGTCTTTTGTACCTTTCTTGCAAGTTTTTATTCAGTTTCAAGttgtttccaaataaaaagttaaaaaagaaaaaagacccaaGCAGGACTTGCTGAGGAATGCCAACAGCCTGCCATCTGGAATTGACTGTCCTTACCACATAAAGCCAGGCAGGTGACAGATTTAATAAATGCTAGCATGGGCTCCTTCCTATAGGAAAAATTGCATCTCTTGGCTTAATGTGAATTCCAAGCATTTTGGGCTCAACctacacatttattttcaatcgtaagttaaaaaaaataaacttcctcTGCAAGGATGTCACTGTGAGTCTCGGTGGGGCTGGCATGGCAGGTGGTACCCCCCGAGAGGCTGCTCCAGTGGCTCCCATCCCACTGCTGCTCTGGTCACACCATCAGCCAGAGGTGGCGTCAGCTTCTCCAGCCCCTTAGACCTGGGTTGGCCTGAGTGACTCGTGGACTGACAGAACATGGCGGATGTGATGTGCTGTGACCTCCGAGGCTCTCCCTGGGCATCCAGAATGCTCCTGGCAGGACCCAGCTGCCACGCTGGGCCACGTGCAGGGGCTCCAGGGACGGCCCAGCTAACATCCCACGGCAGCCGCCAGTCACCGGATCAGCCGCCTTGGATGTCCAGCCAGGCCAGTCTTCACGCGACTCCGGCCCCAGATGCCACCAGACTACAAATGCCTGAGTCCTCAGGTGAGCCCTGCAGCGCCAGGCCCAATCACGGAACTGAGAAAGACGGCGACACACGTTTTTTAGTCAGTGGTGTGGTTTATTACGCAGCTGTGCAGTAAGGATCAGCCTTGCCCGAGAAAGGTTAGGCTCCTCAGAGGTCACCTGTAAGCCCTTGGAATGTCCTCCCTGATAAGACTGTCATTGTTTTTCTGGGGCCTTGGGCCACACTGTGTCGTCTAAGGATATGATTTATGGTGGGGACTGTGGTCAGCCGTGTGGGCTGGGCAGTCGCTGTGACCAACCCCCAGTGAAAACCTGGACACTGAGGCCCGGGTGAGCGTGTCCAGGGAGGTGGCCACGCTCCAGTACGTGCTGGTCACATccctgcagggagaagggagtGCTGCCCACGTGACTCTAGCGGGGGAGGATAGCTGGGAGCTCGTGCCTGGTCTCTCCTGGACTCTACCCCACGCGCCTCTTCCCTTTGCAGACTTTAACCTCTGTCCTGTCACAGGTTAAACCTGACCATGAGTGTGAGGCTTTTCTGAGTCCTGGGAGTCCTTCCAGCACATGACTGAACGTGAGCGTGGTTGGGGACCTCCTGAACTGTGGCAGCGGAACAAAGCCAccgcaccagagcctgggaactCTCCAGCTTCCCACCTGGCCAAATCCCTTCGAGGTCTGAGACACCTTCCTTTCTTGTGCAAAAGGTCACTGGTGACTCGGACTTACCCCTGTCTTCCTGAAGCCACCCTGAACCgcagcccgccccgccccccaccccaggaaggcGGCTCACTTACTGCAGCACCGACAGGACTCAGAGGAGAGCACCACTGATGCCCAAGCAGAACTGGGACTGTGGCCACCTCATTTCTGCCTGGCAGGCCACCAATGGAGCCAAAATATTCCCCGGACTCCGCCCTCCAGGTGTTGCCCTCAGGGCTACACCTCCCTAGAGCAAGTGGAGTCCAGAGGGATCAGCCCTGAAAGGATCCCTCTGCAGGGCCGAGGCCGGGCCGCCAGGGTGGGATTCAGTACGACGTAGCCAGTGGAGAGTGGCAGAGAATCCCCCCTCCCTTGGCAACTGGAGATATCTGTCTCATGGCTCTCACGGCACGATGTCAAGAACCAGGGCAGGGCCCACCCTGAGCGGGGTCCACCCGTCGGCAGGCCGGGTGCAGGGCAGTGGGCGCCGGCTGGCAGGGACGGGCGGAGGAAAGGGTGAGGGTTGCTCCCAGCTTCCGCGCCGTCCTGGCCTCGTGGGCCCAATCGGGCCGCGTCTCCCCATGTACGAGATAGATGGGTGGCGACAGATGGGTGGCGGGGCCCTTCCATGGGAGGCAGGAGAACTCCCCCAAGAGCCCACTATGCCAGGCAGACACGAGACGGCCTGGGCGTCAGCCCCGGGCACGGCCTGTCCAGCTGGTGGGACCGTGTGGCCTCCCCTTCCGTCGGCTTCTCCTGGGGAAAGGGTTACCCCAACACGGGCAGCTCCTGGGCTCCACTACCCGAGACAAGCTGACGTacaataatgattttattttaacatatttaattacAGACATAAAAtagctggggaggggtgggcccAGTCTACCCCCACCATGGGGCTCCTGGAGGGGTACAGGCGAGGCCTCCCTGATGACCCTCTTTCTGGGGGTCTTCCTATGGCGGGGCCCTATTGCTTTAGTGGGGGGAGCCATGCACACTAGGGGCAGGGTGGCCACGCGGCCCCGCCCTGCCTGAGGCTGGCCTCCCTCCAGAATGCCCGGGgtgagcccccagccccagctgctccACCGCCCTCCTCTTTGTCCGGGGAGCAGCCCCTCTAGCCAGCCCTGACTCTGCCCCCAACCCCTCTGCAAACCTAAAGGGGAATAAATACAAACTTTACAAAGTAAAAGGGGGTCCAACGTTGCCCTGGGGCGGGGcctgctctgcctcccctcccccaccagctggGGTCTGGGGGCcagtgggcggggaggggccctgggacGCAGGCCACCCGTGCGTTGCCTCACATCATTCCTAGCTGCAGCAGCGTGTTGGCGTAGGCCATGGGCTTGACGTTGGGATGAGGCTGCGGGAGCAGAGGCGGgcggacggacggacggacggacggacggaaAGGTGAGTCAGAACAGAGCTGGCTTGGGGGAGCCTCTGAGCACCCAGGTGCAGAACCGCGCCCCCCATGgtcctgctcagcctcctccctCAGGCCTGGACTGGGAGGGCTGGGACCCCAGGGCTGACTCACCACTGCTGTGAACTGGTGGAACTGGGGCCGCAGGTCGGAGCCTTGGAGGTGGATGTAGGAGGCTTTGTTCCCCATCTGGTCGCTGTGGGGACAAGAGCAGAGTGGACGGGgaggtcaggggctgggggagggttcAAGAGAAGGAAGggccaggaggagggaagagagaaagagaaagagagagagaaataaagacagagagacagagaggccgagagagaagaggaagggacacGGGGAGAGCCGTGGCAGACAGAGACAGGCCAGGCAGACAGGGATGGAAAGAGGAATTCAGAGGCAAGGAGCAGGGCCCCAGAGCCCGGCAGGATGCAGGATGCGGAAAGAGGGAAAAGGGGCGGGGCCAGAGAAGCAGAGGTGGGTAAAGCACAGCCAGGGACAGGAACGCTCCAAGACTGGACTTGGCCTCTGATGGCACATGACACAGGGGACAGAGGAATGCTTCACATGGCACCACAGGGTGCCATCAGCCTAGTCCAGAGCTCAGGCAACTGCAGCCCGAGCAGCCTGGTGTCTTCAGCAAATAAACATGGTTGGGGGGACAGGGACCTCACAGGTAAAGCGACTGAAATGTGGCCCTTGTTTGGGTCCTGCCTGGAAGAAATCAACTGAAGAAAGACATTTACGAGAGCTGGGGAGAAACGGAACTCGGGAGGATTCAGGTGATACATGGAGTCGCACATGGGAcctggtggggagaggaggggactgTCACCTCCTTTCTTAAAGGTGTGAAGGTGGTATTGTGGTTAcgttaagaaaaggaaaagtggcTCTGTCAACCACATGCTGGGGAACAAATGACAGGAAGATGAGAGGCCTGGGGTCTGCGGTAacctggcccagggtggggggcagggtggtCGCCTGGCGAGGCTGGTGACAGCACGCGGCATCGATTAAATTGTCGGATCTGCTCTTGCCTGTCTTTGAGATATTCCATcacaaaagctgaaagaagacAAAAGCCTGTGGCCTGGGGAGAGAGGccctgggtggggcaggcaggacaTACCAGTAGTTGGGAGCAGAGAAGACGGTGACACAGCGGCCTCCATGTGCCACCTCGTAGCCCTCGGCCTTGACCTCGTGGCTGCGGATGATGTAGTCCAGGTGGttctcctccaggaaggcctTGGTGACATCAGGCCCAAACTGGCAGCTCACACCCCGCTTGCTGACCGAGCGCCcattctgggggtggggaggtgggagacGGGGGTTCAGGGTGACTGTCGCTCCCCCCAACCCACACCCGCTGGCCCTGGAACCGCCTCCCAGACTCACCTGCGGCTGCGGATCTGACCAAAGCAGGTCGCACATGGGAcctggtggggagaggagggaactgTCAGGGACAAGAGCCACCAGGGGTGGGCACTCACAAGCCGCATCCTGACCCAGCCAGGAGCTCACCCCACTGCACAGGCTGGGTGGGGGTCCAGCAGGGGACATCACTGTGGACAGGGCTCGGGACATGTGACTGTGATTCTGCCCCCATGACCTCCCCACTGCTCTTCCCTCCAGACCCCGTTCAACCCACCACAGCCCCGAAGCCAGACGGAGCTTGGAACATCACAATTCAGATCAGGTCCCCCTCCTGCTCGAAgccttctgtggctccccagtGCTCTGGGAACAAAGCTCCACACTGAGGCCCACAGGGCTCTGCAGGATCCAGCCCAGGCAACCTCACGTCCAGCGTCAGCCCTTAAAGCACGGCCCTGCCCACCGCAGTCACTCTGTAGCCCCTCCACCCGCCACGTTCTCCTCGCCTTGGGACCCCTCTCCGCGTGCCTGGAACGCGCTTGCCAGGCTCTGTGCATGACAGGCGCCTCTTACAGtgtcagctcaaatgccacctccctGACCACCCAGCAGCACTCCACCCTGTCCGTGTCCCCCACAGCACTTACACCGTGTGTCtgtgagagacacagagagagactaCTCTCTGCCATCTGTCCCCGTCACTAGAATGGGAGCCCCAGTACTTCTCTCAGAGGTTAGCAGTTGAACTCAGGGGTGAACAAGGACAGGCGTGTGCTAGTGCTCACCCTGGCCCTCGCCCTGCGCTGTGGTCACGGATGCCTTTGCCAGCATGGCCCAGCAGGGAGGTACAGGGCCCCGTGTTAcaggggaagaaactgaggcaggctcAGGCTTGCGGTTCCTCGCCAAGAGCACGAGCTGAAGGGCagggctgtggctgcagctgaGACCTGAGCCCAGGCCACCCCTTTCCACTGGAGACACTGGGGCCCTGAGGGGAAGGGCCGCCCACCTGACCCCACCAGTCACCTGAATCTGGGGGCTGCCGATTCCGCTCGATCTTTCGGATGTCGTCCAGGGTGATGCCGTCTTCACTGAACAAGCCTCCGTGCATGAtctggggggttggggggtggccACTGTGAGGGGAGGGGCCCgccacccccaaccccctgaCGCACTTCACCTGCacctctgcccaggcctggctggggggcGGAGCCCGCGCTCGGTCCCCAGCGCCGTCCTCACCAGCACTTTTCCGTTGATGCACTGGGCCAGCGGGAGCCACTCAAACACCTCGCTGAAGAGCTCGTACATCTGAGCTGTGTACTTGGCCTTCACTTCGCCCTCAAAACCATAGATCTGGTTCATGTTGTCTGTCTCGTGGTTGCCTGGCCGACAAGGGAACAGAAGAGAACCCTCAGGCTCCAGGTCCATCAGTGTCCCCCTGCCGGGCACCCTCAGCCCACTGGCCCTTCACAGAAATTCCATGAGGTACAGACACCGTTTGCAGTCCATTTTCTGGAGGAGCAAACCGAGGCTGAGAAGCAACCACAGGCACACAGCCACAAGGGCCCCCAGGCCCCCCACTGCGGACCTTCCAGGCTAGAGGTGCCAAGGGGGGATCACGACAAAATGCAGGACAATTTACAAAGCATCCATCCTGTCTGTACGTacgtaaacacacacacacacacacacacactccacccCTGTCCCGGCTGCATCTGTCCAGCCCAGGCCCTTGGGAGAGACCAGGGAGCTGCTCAGTCCCGCATCTGCTACGAGCCTGACTGTCCCACTCTTTAGCCTGAGCCTTTCCCCACCTCCTGCGATAAGGCCCCCTCAGCGGCGTCCCGAGCAGTCCCACGTGCCAGGCGCTGCCGCAGGAAGGCTCAGGCCCTCGCCCCAGCACACAGCCCTCGCCGCCTCCTCGCAGGCTGCCCCTCCCATTCACGCCCCACCTTGCCATGGGCAGGGCACCGCCCCGCCCCGGCTATCATTCCCAGGCAAGCTCACCCTGTCCAATGCCATTGGAATTCACGGTCATGGCCCCTTTGGGACCCCACCCCAGCCCGTGTCTCCTGAGCCTCCCAGCTCCCTGTCTCCGTCAGCGGCAGCCACAGCCCTCCTGGTGCTCTAGCCCAACACCTGGAGGGCCCCTTTGGCCTCCGCTCCTCCCTCTGGGCTCTACTCGGTCAAGAGAGCCCGGATCTGACACTGAGCCCACATCCGGGGCAGCTCTGCCATCTCCTCACCGGTCTTCCTgctcccaccctcagcccctggtcTGTTCACTCAGTTACTCGGCTCGACCTTCTCGCCTGATTCAGGCCACTCAGGAGCCTGTTTCATATCCTcgtgcaaattagaaaaaagggGCTCTTCCTTAAGACCTCTGTCTGCCATCTGCTGGAAAATGGACATAATGAACGTTCACATTTATGCTGTCCATGATATGAGTGCTGCCCCTTAGTGTGATGACACTGTGTAGTGCACAACCTGCTCAACGTTACGAGGCAGCCCTGGGCATGATCTCAGTCAATGCCCCAAATAAATCATGGCTATAGCTATTATCCTTGCTTTCAGGTTAACAAAATGGAGGCTTAAGGAGGCGAAGTGAGTGCCCTACCCAGGCCCCCACAATGTCCCCAGACCCTGCTGCCTCTCAGCTCACCTCGAAGTAGGTGAAAGTGATCTGGGTACAGGAGCTTAAAGCCAAAAAGGGTGAGGATCACTTCTACAGAGAAGGAACCGCGGTCCACAAAATCGCCATTAAATATCTGCCCTATTAAGGAAAAcacagcaggggtgggggtgggagagcagATGAGCCAGAGGGGCTGCTCCTTCCTGGTCTCCACAAGTCCAAGGCTTGTGTCAGTATGGCCCAAGGAGTGAGGGCTCAGTGTCTCTGGGCTGTGTCCCCGTCCTTGCTGTGGCTCTGGCCAGCCACCTACCTAGCCTCTGAGCCTCGGACGGTCCTGAGGACCCCAACCTGCCCTGATTCTCAGAAAGCTAATGGCCACAGGGGGCCCGGCAGTCAACTCTCCCCCACAAGAGGCCCAAAGCCAGAGGGGAGACGGGACATGGGCCCTCTCAACAATGCATAGGCCTCATGGCCCCACGTGGTGGCCATTTATCAAGCAAACAGCACCAGTGATATCAGCATCAAGTGTGGGCCAGCCCTGTCCTTAACTCATCTGCTCCTCTCAGAACCCCGTGAGATGAGCCCTATTATTACGCCCCTTtaacaagtgaggaaactgaggcaccaagtgGCAAAGTAACCTGCTTCTGTTCAGATGCCACCTTGTAGCAGACACAGAAAAGCCGGGGCCCAGACGGACTGAGCGGCcagcccaggtcacacagcacgTGGGGCCGGCCCTGGCCGGTCTGAGCCTGGAGCCCACGAGGCCAGCCTGCCGCTCCACCCATCCTCGGTGCTCAGGCGGCTCCCTTCCAGGGTCACGGCTTTGCCCTAGCCCGGGGCCCCCCATCCTCCACGTGAATCCGGGGGTaggggcggggcagggtggggaaagGGTGGCTCTGCTGAGAAGGATACATAGGGGTTGGTCTCGGAGGGTAAACCGTTGAGCTCGAATATGTTGAGGAGGTCATAGAACTGGCCGTGGGTGTCCCCGCACACTGTAATCTTCTCTGTCTGGAAGAAAAGAGGCCACCGGAGAGGGAGGGGCCCAGAGAGAGacatggggagggggcagaggtgaggggagaggcaggaggtcaCAGCAGACCGAGAAGAACCATGCAAGAGGCATGAGCAGGGGACACGAATGAGGTGGGTGGGACAGAGACCGAAAGGTCAGAAGAGGAGGGGACATCCAGGAAGAAAGACACAGGGTGGGGATgtcagggagagagggaggtgggtCTGTGAGTTCCTGAGCTCCatggcccctccccagccagggagcccccagcccacccccagccgCCGGCCCCTAGCCACTGCCCCACAACACGCACCTCTTTGAGTGTGGTCTCCACGAGCGTGCTCAGCTTGGACAGGACCTCTTTGACCTGTACCAGAATCTGGAAGGCAGGGCAGACTGTGAGTGGGACTGGCTGGAAGGCCTGCCACCCACTGCAGCCCCGGGAGGCTGGACTGCCCAGGAGATGCTGCTGGGCTGAGGGTGAGGGGCAGTGGGGAGACgggaggaaggtggggaggcCAGGACCAGCAGGTGCAGGCCGGGCTGGAGGCGGCCCCCAGCTGTGTCCTGAGTGGCCTCTGAAGCACTGAAACATCCGGATTACTTCATGTGAAAAACCTGATCCTTGGTTTCTCGTAAATTAGTCAGCATTACAAGGAAACACAAGGCTAAACCCAAACATACTGGCCTGGATGTGGCTCAATGTCACTGTCATAAAAGGTCTCCCACACAAGGTGCGAGATTTTCCAGATGAAAAGAGATAAGAGGCAGGTCATATGCAAAGTCTGAGCCTTCAGTGGATCTTGggtttttaaaagtcagctaGAAAGGATGTTGTGAGGAAACCTGGAGGAAATTGAAATATCACTCTGGAAATGCAGATAGTATTATTTTTCACAGACTGAAGATGACCTTGACAATGTCATGTATATTTACCAAAGTTTCCAGATTTTATGGACAGCCTATGGACTGTGTGCATTAGTCACTATTGTCATGCCAGTGGTAAATTTTTAAGGGGGACAATTCAACTGCAGTCGTGCAAGAGAATGTCCTGTTTGTAGTAGATCCAGGTTATGACGGTTGCAACTTACTCTCAACGGTtcagggaaaaaaaggacaaaagcagACACACCCACACTTGTGTAAGTAGACAGAAAGTgttaaaatgttaacaactggtgAATCTAGGTGAAGGGTGTGTGGATGTTAATTGTAttgttctttgaattttttttgtaggtttgacaatttccaaaagaaattgggggaaaaaaagtattttttttgtaaaaaaaaaaaaaaaagtaggaggcGGCATCCACTTCTAGTGAGAATGTACAAAGTTACAAAGACTTGCTCTCACCCTGATGACTAGAACAAGCTACGTAAACAACAAAATCAAATGCAAGGAAAGTCATCTGAGAGCCAACAATGCAAAGGATCCTAAATGAGTCAAACTGCAGACAGCAGCGAGCCCTTTCTTGGGGGAAGAAGCCTGCAGCTCCTTTCATCCTGGCGGTGTGTGGGAGGGCAGACCCCCCAAGGCTGAGCATGAGGGAAAGCCAGTGGAAGTCCATGGCCACGCCAGGGCAGGCGGCACACAGAACCTCAGGGGACCCCAGCACAGAAtgcctctgccccacctgccGACCCTCTCATGCGGCCCTCACAGAAGACTGGGCGGGAAGAAGCAAGATGGAGAGAGACCCCCTGAGGCCTGGAAGTGGGGGCGAGACAGGAGAGCAGAGGTCTCCCAGTAACCCAAAGTctgccagcagggctgggccccAGAGAGAGAGCCCACAGTCCCAAAAGCTGGGGACTTTAAGTCATAAAGACATCCTTGGAATTTTCCCAGGGTTAAAATTCCAAATCCCGCTGAAGGGCAAGTCCTGGTTCCGCTCTGAAAACATCTGAAGCCAGTGGTGAATGAACTCCACCAAAAGCTGCCCCTCACTCTCATCGCCTGACAGAAGGAAGCTGCACCATTTTCTGGGGAAAAGTTTCATTTACCTCAATCTCTGCTCTTTTACACAAAATGTCTGAAATGCAATGAATAATTATGAGACACATGAAAACTGACAGCAGAAGCCGACTCAGAGATGAACCAGATGATGGAATTACCAGATGCAGACTTTAAAATCACGATGGCCAATGTGTTAACGAGCCTGGTGGAAAAGGTGGACAGTATGCACGAACATatgggacagagagagggaaacTATGAAAAAATCCCAACTACATGGAAATGCtgcaaataaaaagcacaatgCCAGAAATGAAGAATTCATTTGCTGGGCTTAACCGGATTTAGAA
Coding sequences within:
- the PPP5C gene encoding serine/threonine-protein phosphatase 5, which translates into the protein MAMAEGERTECAEPPRDEPPADGALKRAEELKTQANDYFKAKDYENAIKFYSQAIELNPSNAIYYGNRSLAYLRTECYGYALGDATRAIELDKKYIKGYYRRAASNMALGKFRAALRDYETVVKVKPHDKDAKMKYQECNKIVKQKAFERAIAGDEHKRSVVDSLDVESMTIEDEYSGPKLEDGKVTITFMKELMQWYKDQKKLHRKCAYQILVQVKEVLSKLSTLVETTLKETEKITVCGDTHGQFYDLLNIFELNGLPSETNPYIFNGDFVDRGSFSVEVILTLFGFKLLYPDHFHLLRGNHETDNMNQIYGFEGEVKAKYTAQMYELFSEVFEWLPLAQCINGKVLIMHGGLFSEDGITLDDIRKIERNRQPPDSGPMCDLLWSDPQPQNGRSVSKRGVSCQFGPDVTKAFLEENHLDYIIRSHEVKAEGYEVAHGGRCVTVFSAPNYCDQMGNKASYIHLQGSDLRPQFHQFTAVPHPNVKPMAYANTLLQLGMM